The Henckelia pumila isolate YLH828 chromosome 2, ASM3356847v2, whole genome shotgun sequence genome includes a window with the following:
- the LOC140883863 gene encoding uncharacterized protein isoform X3: MKAMVAKKSYFSSILEQREVKMPEIKDYEVLIKVCAVGVNRGDIIDVATSDDGFCPGLECSGIIEAVGRNANCWKVGERVIAISSGDVCAILEGGGYAERVAVPANLLLPLSGDIDLEDAAGLPYASCSIWLALFRTLDPKTIKDKKILIHEGVSGIGALAIQYAKYMGSVVIASTGSSDQFSICQQYGADFCVDHTSEDFVYAVSEKAGYGGVDIVLDYQASNLKRNIQCCRIRGKVVIVDLRGMEHASIELTALQRKHAEIKVAGMKKA, from the exons ATGAAGGCAATGGTGGCTAAAAAAAGCTACTTTTCAAGTATTTTGGAGCAGCGAGAAGTTAAAATGCCTGAAATTAAGGACTATGAAGTATTGATCAAGGTGTGCGCCGTTGGTGTCAATAGAGGTGATATAATTGATGTGGCTACAAGTGATGATGGCTTCTGCCCAGGCCTTGAATGTTCTGGAATAATTGAAGCAGTTGGAAGAAATGCTAATTGTTGGAAAGTTGGAGAGAGGGTAATTGCCATCTCCTCCGGAGAT GTTTGTGCCATTCTTGAGGGAGGAGGGTATGCTGAACGGGTGGCTGTACCAGCAAACTTGCTTCTTCCGTTGTCCGGTGATATTGATTTAGAAGACGCTGCAGGTTTACCCTACGCATCATGTAGCATATGGTTGGCTTTATTCAGAACACTAGATCCCAAGACAATTAAAGACAAAAAGATATTG ATTCATGAAGGAGTTAGCGGAATTGGTGCACTGGCAATACAATATGCAAAGTACATGGGCTCAGTAGTCATTGCCTCCACAG GAAGTAGCGACCAGTTTTCAATTTGTCAGCAGTATGGCGCTGACTTTTGTGTTGATCACACATCTGAGGACTTTGTTTACGCCGTTTCCGAGAAAGCTGGATATGGAG GTGTTGATATAGTTCTTGATTACCAAGCTTCGAATCTCAAGAGAAACATCCAGTGCTGTCGTATCAGGGGTAAAGTTGTCATTGTGGATTTGCGTGGAATGGAACATGCTAGTATAGAACTCACTGCGCTCCAACGGAAGCATGCTGAAATTAAAG TTGCAGGAATGAAAAAAGCATGA
- the LOC140879139 gene encoding uncharacterized protein, giving the protein MSDKIKNKDELLEKAHSAIILFLGDRPLWEVAREESAAAVWLKLENLYMTKSLANRLYMKQMLYSFGCFAMWKRTDDNIGRSMSAIQSKELQRKSNTNTESYGEGLTARDRSDRRTSSGKYRPKKGKQQEKPKDDGTLAVATDGYDSAEVLVVSKDQGMVLLGNNQSCRIKGSGNIRIRMHDGIDRVLTKVVKRNLLYVLQGETIIESTASIQEQQDITKLWHLRLGHVSEKGLHDLSKQGLLGGDKIESLELCDSCALGKSKRVSCPSKAIGFKTPMKKWSGTPADYSNLRVLGCLAYAYLKQDKLEARAVRYGKDSQISVNDKLPIEVESSVPDEGSDEMQDDNMTASDPKENLSTYNLARDRTRREIRDPKRFALVNQLHLELEQMDLKAAFLHGDLEETIYMEQPKGFIHQKTQNKVCLLRKSLCGLKQSPRQWNKSVVSRFMANPGTYYWEALKWILRYLINTTGLGFKFEKQQDGIDPIVGYVDSDYAGNLDTRKSLTDMCSPFMAQRSPGSQIYSQWLPFLPLRQNS; this is encoded by the exons ATGTCTGATAAgataaagaacaaggatgaattgCTCGAGAAAGCACACAGTGCGATTATTCTCTTTCTGGGAGATAGACCTCTTTGGGAGGTGGCCAGAGAAGAATCTGCAGCGGCTGTGTGGCTTAAGCTCGAGAACCTATACATGACGAAATCCCTGGCTAACCGTCTGTACATGAAACAGATGTTGTATTCTTTT GGATGCTTTGCTATGTGGAAGAGAACAGACGATAACATTGGAAGAAGTATGTCtgctattcaatccaaggaacttcagaGAAAATCGAACACAAACACTGAATCATATGGAGAAGGTCTTACGGCGAGGGACAGAAGTGATAGAAGGACATCCAGTGGGAAATACAGGCCAAA GAAAGGGAAGCAACAGGAAAAACCCAAAGATGATGGTACTCTGGCCGTAGCTACAGATGGATATGATTCGGCAGAAGTATTAGTGGTTTCTAAAG atcagggcatggtaCTGTTAGGGAATAATCAGTCATGCAGAATAAAAGGCTCTGGaaatatcagaataaggatgcatgatgggattgaCAGAGTACTCACCAAG GTTGTCAAGAGGAACCTACTGTATGTACTACAAGGTGAAACGATTATTGAAAGTACAGCAAGTATTCAGGAACAGCAGGACATAACCAAGTTATGGCATctgaggcttggacatgtaagtgagaagggattacatgATCTATCTAAACAGGGTCTGTTAGGTGGAGATAAGATCGAATCACTGGAGTTGTGTGATAGCTGTGCTCTTGGGAAATCAAAAAGAGTATC GTGTCCATCCAAAGCGATTGGTTTCAAGACACCAATGAAAAAGTGGAGTGGAACACCTGCAGACTACTCAAACTTGAGGGTATTAGGATGTCTAGCATATGCTTATCTGAAACAGGATAAGTTGGAAGCAAGAGCAGtcagat atGGAAAGGACAGTCAGATTAGTGTGAATGATAAACTACCGATTGAGGTGGAATCTTCTGTACCAGATGAAGGGTCAGATGAGATGCAAGATGATAATATGACAGCGAGTGATCCAAAAGAGAACTTGAGTACCTATAATCTTGCAAGAGACAGAACCAGAAGGGAGATCCGAGAtcctaagaggtttg CACTGGTGAACCAGCTCCACTTGGAGCTTGAGCAGATGGATTTGAAAGCTGCATTTCTACATGGTGACCTGGAAGAAaccatttatatggaacaaccaaagggcttcatacatcagaaaacCCAGAACAAGGTTTGCTTACTGAGAAAATCATTGTGTGGGCTGAAGCAGAGTCCTAGGCAGTGGAACAagag TGTTGTGTCAAGATTTATGGCTAATCCGGGGACATATTATTGGGAAGCTCTGAAATGGATTCTccgatatctcataaacacaacTGGGTTGGGGTTTAAGTTTGAAAAACAGCAAGATGGGATTGATCCGATAGTTGGttatgtggattcagattatGCTGGGAATTTAGACACGAGAAAGTCATTGACTGAtatgtgttcaccttttatggCACAACGATCACCTGGAAGTCAAATTTACAGTCAGTGGTTGCCctttctaccactgaggcagaattcatAG
- the LOC140883863 gene encoding uncharacterized protein isoform X2, translating to MKAMVAKKSYFSSILEQREVKMPEIKDYEVLIKVCAVGVNRGDIIDVATSDDGFCPGLECSGIIEAVGRNANCWKVGERVCAILEGGGYAERVAVPANLLLPLSGDIDLEDAAGLPYASCSIWLALFRTLDPKTIKDKKILIHEGVSGIGALAIQYAKYMGSVVIASTGSSDQFSICQQYGADFCVDHTSEDFVYAVSEKAGYGGVDIVLDYQASNLKRNIQCCRIRGKVVIVDLRGMEHASIELTALQRKHAEIKVVDLRSRNFSYKASVIAELRTHLWPAVLQQKVVPTVGHRFPVTEVEKALNLLQKNDSIGKITLYMNFEETIGHLKTD from the exons ATGAAGGCAATGGTGGCTAAAAAAAGCTACTTTTCAAGTATTTTGGAGCAGCGAGAAGTTAAAATGCCTGAAATTAAGGACTATGAAGTATTGATCAAGGTGTGCGCCGTTGGTGTCAATAGAGGTGATATAATTGATGTGGCTACAAGTGATGATGGCTTCTGCCCAGGCCTTGAATGTTCTGGAATAATTGAAGCAGTTGGAAGAAATGCTAATTGTTGGAAAGTTGGAGAGAGG GTTTGTGCCATTCTTGAGGGAGGAGGGTATGCTGAACGGGTGGCTGTACCAGCAAACTTGCTTCTTCCGTTGTCCGGTGATATTGATTTAGAAGACGCTGCAGGTTTACCCTACGCATCATGTAGCATATGGTTGGCTTTATTCAGAACACTAGATCCCAAGACAATTAAAGACAAAAAGATATTG ATTCATGAAGGAGTTAGCGGAATTGGTGCACTGGCAATACAATATGCAAAGTACATGGGCTCAGTAGTCATTGCCTCCACAG GAAGTAGCGACCAGTTTTCAATTTGTCAGCAGTATGGCGCTGACTTTTGTGTTGATCACACATCTGAGGACTTTGTTTACGCCGTTTCCGAGAAAGCTGGATATGGAG GTGTTGATATAGTTCTTGATTACCAAGCTTCGAATCTCAAGAGAAACATCCAGTGCTGTCGTATCAGGGGTAAAGTTGTCATTGTGGATTTGCGTGGAATGGAACATGCTAGTATAGAACTCACTGCGCTCCAACGGAAGCATGCTGAAATTAAAG TTGTCGATCTACGATCTAGAAATTTTAGTTATAAAGCTTCTGTGATTGCCGAACTGAGAACTCATTTGTGGCCTGCCGTTCTTCAACAAAAAGTTGTTCCTACAGTCGGGCATCGTTTTCCAGTAACTGAAGTTGAAAAAGCTTTGAACCTTTTACAGAAAAATGATAGTATTGGGAAGATTACTCTGTATATGAATTTTGAGGAGACCATTGGCCATCTCAAAACGGACTAA
- the LOC140883863 gene encoding uncharacterized protein isoform X1, translated as MKAMVAKKSYFSSILEQREVKMPEIKDYEVLIKVCAVGVNRGDIIDVATSDDGFCPGLECSGIIEAVGRNANCWKVGERVIAISSGDVCAILEGGGYAERVAVPANLLLPLSGDIDLEDAAGLPYASCSIWLALFRTLDPKTIKDKKILIHEGVSGIGALAIQYAKYMGSVVIASTGSSDQFSICQQYGADFCVDHTSEDFVYAVSEKAGYGGVDIVLDYQASNLKRNIQCCRIRGKVVIVDLRGMEHASIELTALQRKHAEIKVVDLRSRNFSYKASVIAELRTHLWPAVLQQKVVPTVGHRFPVTEVEKALNLLQKNDSIGKITLYMNFEETIGHLKTD; from the exons ATGAAGGCAATGGTGGCTAAAAAAAGCTACTTTTCAAGTATTTTGGAGCAGCGAGAAGTTAAAATGCCTGAAATTAAGGACTATGAAGTATTGATCAAGGTGTGCGCCGTTGGTGTCAATAGAGGTGATATAATTGATGTGGCTACAAGTGATGATGGCTTCTGCCCAGGCCTTGAATGTTCTGGAATAATTGAAGCAGTTGGAAGAAATGCTAATTGTTGGAAAGTTGGAGAGAGGGTAATTGCCATCTCCTCCGGAGAT GTTTGTGCCATTCTTGAGGGAGGAGGGTATGCTGAACGGGTGGCTGTACCAGCAAACTTGCTTCTTCCGTTGTCCGGTGATATTGATTTAGAAGACGCTGCAGGTTTACCCTACGCATCATGTAGCATATGGTTGGCTTTATTCAGAACACTAGATCCCAAGACAATTAAAGACAAAAAGATATTG ATTCATGAAGGAGTTAGCGGAATTGGTGCACTGGCAATACAATATGCAAAGTACATGGGCTCAGTAGTCATTGCCTCCACAG GAAGTAGCGACCAGTTTTCAATTTGTCAGCAGTATGGCGCTGACTTTTGTGTTGATCACACATCTGAGGACTTTGTTTACGCCGTTTCCGAGAAAGCTGGATATGGAG GTGTTGATATAGTTCTTGATTACCAAGCTTCGAATCTCAAGAGAAACATCCAGTGCTGTCGTATCAGGGGTAAAGTTGTCATTGTGGATTTGCGTGGAATGGAACATGCTAGTATAGAACTCACTGCGCTCCAACGGAAGCATGCTGAAATTAAAG TTGTCGATCTACGATCTAGAAATTTTAGTTATAAAGCTTCTGTGATTGCCGAACTGAGAACTCATTTGTGGCCTGCCGTTCTTCAACAAAAAGTTGTTCCTACAGTCGGGCATCGTTTTCCAGTAACTGAAGTTGAAAAAGCTTTGAACCTTTTACAGAAAAATGATAGTATTGGGAAGATTACTCTGTATATGAATTTTGAGGAGACCATTGGCCATCTCAAAACGGACTAA